A genomic segment from Gracilinanus agilis isolate LMUSP501 chromosome 1, AgileGrace, whole genome shotgun sequence encodes:
- the FAM210A gene encoding protein FAM210A: MQWNLIRTVSRMANRTCLVSHGAGSIGQSQRIKGVLYKAWPKIILVQCPQNHWLHVSSTQHISKEKKAVDVSHHKQQKEETSSEVVISSQGTEKKEDIDPLQDKSSNLFQRFKKTFRQYGKVMIPVHLVTSSIWFGTFYYAASKGVNVVPFLELVGLPDSIVDILKNSQSGNALTAYALFKIATPARYTVTLGGTSITVKYLRSRGFMSTPPPVKEYLQDRMEETKELITEKMGETKERLTEKLQETKEKVSFKKKVE; the protein is encoded by the exons ATGCAGTGGAATTTAATACGGACTGTCTCTCGAATGGCAAATAGGACATGTTTAGTCTCACATGGGGCTGGTTCTATTGGGCAGTCTCAGAGAATAAAAGGAGTCTTATATAAAGCTTGGCCCAAGATTATTTTGGTTCAGTGTCCTCAAAACCACTGGCTACATGTATCTTCTACACAGCATATCtcaaaggaaaagaaggcagtAGATGTTTCTCACCATAAGcaacaaaaagaagaaacttCATCAGAGGTGGTTATATCATCCCAAGGAACCgagaaaaaggaagatattgATCCTTTACAAGACAAATCTAGTAATCTTTTTCAGCGATTTAAGAAAACATTTAGACAATATGGAAAAGTTATGATTCCAGTACACTTAGTGACTTCCAGTATTTGGTTTGGAACATTTTATTATGCAGCCTCAAA AGGAGTGAATGTTGTTCCTTTTCTGGAACTCGTTGGGTTACCAGACAGCATAGTGGATATTTTGAAAAATTCCCAAAGTGGAAATGCATTAACTGCATACGCCCTGTTTAAG ATTGCAACACCTGCCAGATACACTGTGACTTTGGGAGGAACATCCATCACTGTCAAGTATCTTCGTAGCCGTGGCTTCATGTCAACACCACCTCCAGTTAAAGAGTACTTACAAGACAGAATGGAGGAAACAAAGGAGCTTATTACAGAAAAAAtgggagaaacaaaagaaagactCACAGAAAAATTACAGGAAACCAAAGAAAAagtttcatttaagaaaaaagtgGAATAG